TCGTGCTTCTCGACGTCCACATGCCCGACGGCGGCGGCCTCGCAGTCCTCCAGCAAATCAACGATTCCGATGTAGACACCATCTTTTTGGCACTAAGTGTCTCTGATGCTGCTGAAGATGTCATCGCCATTATTCGCGGCGGTGCCAGGGGATATGTGACCAAATCGATCTCCGGTGAAGAACTCGTTGAAGCCATCAATCGTGTGAACTCCGGCGACGCATTCTTCTCACCCCGACTGGCAGGCTTTGTTCTCGACGCCTTCGCCGCCCCCGACTCCGCCGCAGGCGCCGGTATTGTTGACGCACCCGAAAAAGACGCCGCCGTTGAATCCGGAAAAATCCTCGATGACCCAGTTGTCGACGCCCTTACCCGCCGCGAACTCGAAGTCCTTCGCTTGCTAGCCCGCGGATACACCTACAAAGAAATCGGCAAAGAGTTGTTCATCTCCGTGAAAACTGTAGAAACCCATGCCTCAAATATTCTGCGGAAAACCCAACAATCCAACCGCCACGCACTCACGCGTTGGGCTCACTCGAGGGATCTTGACTAATGGCTGATAA
Above is a genomic segment from Corynebacterium suranareeae containing:
- the esrR gene encoding two-component system response regulator EsrR — its product is MVDVFLVDDHSVFRSGVKAELGDAVTVVGEAGTVADAVAGIKETKPEVVLLDVHMPDGGGLAVLQQINDSDVDTIFLALSVSDAAEDVIAIIRGGARGYVTKSISGEELVEAINRVNSGDAFFSPRLAGFVLDAFAAPDSAAGAGIVDAPEKDAAVESGKILDDPVVDALTRRELEVLRLLARGYTYKEIGKELFISVKTVETHASNILRKTQQSNRHALTRWAHSRDLD